The following are encoded in a window of Magnolia sinica isolate HGM2019 chromosome 11, MsV1, whole genome shotgun sequence genomic DNA:
- the LOC131218031 gene encoding nuclear transcription factor Y subunit C-2-like, with product MLKDCRAIQRWKIMLLSNFTLPFYHLYWHTECSFTSTAYAASPAQLAQHQLAYQHIQQQQLQMFWNNQYQEIEQVNDFKNHSLPQARIKKIMKADEDVRMISAEAPVMFAKACEMFILELTLRSWNHTEENKRRTLQKTDIAAAITRTDIFDFLVDIVPREELKDEVLGALPRGGAGSVGGPTDAIPYYYMSPQPGPQVMGKPVVDQNLYVQMWQQPQQQPGEDS from the exons ATGCTCAAAGATTGCAGGGCCATCCAGAGATGGAAGATCATGCTTCTTTCTAACTTCACACTTCCCTTCTATCATCTCTACTGGCACACTGAGTGTTCCTTCACT TCGACTGCTTATGCTGCTTCCCCAGCCCAGCTTGCTCAACATCAGCTTGCTTATCAGCacatacagcagcagcagctccaAATGTTCTGGAACAACCAGTACCAGGAGATTGAACAGGTGAATGACTTCAAAAACCACAGCCTGCCGCAGGCTAGGATCAAGAAGATCATGAAGGCTGATGAAGATGTGCGGATGATATCGGCTGAAGCTCCAGTCATGTTTGCCAAGGCGTGCGAGATGTTCATCCTGGAACTGACACTGCGTTCATGGAATCACACAGAAGAGAACAAGAGGCGGACCCTGCAGAAGACTGACATCGCAGCTGCGATCACACGGACGGACATCTTTGACTTCCTGGTTGACATTGTGCCAAGGGAGGAGCTGAAGGATGAGGTGCTTGGGGCCCTCCCAAGGGGTGGGGCTGGTTCAGTTGGGGGTCCCACCGATGCTATTCCTTACTACTACATGTCGCCACAGCCTGGCCCTCAGGTCATGGGCAAACCTGTCGTGGATCAAAATCTGTATGTTCAGATGTGGCAGCAGCCGCAGCAGCAACCAGGAGAAGATTCGTGA